atttgacaaaataattggtagaaacaaaacaaaattttgacaaaataattcgtagaaacaaacaaattaataattttcaactcttttatgtattttaagaGTTCAATAATGAGTTATGAATGAGTTTGAGAGGATcgaagagaaaagaaatagaTTAATTGTCGagttaataatgaaaaaaagataaaaggtatGGGTTACATTATCTCATTCATTGACTACAATAACTAAATGAAAAACAAGGTATTCggaccaaaaaacaaaaataaaaattaatgaaacaattttcttaagataaaatttcatttaaaatacctaaatatattatatttttagacaCCCATTTATTCGATCATCATTATTTTGTTCCATCTCATTAAAAACATCACTGGACTAAGTTACAATTAcaacacatttatttttttttgtccattATGGTGTAGATCATACAAATATACACATAATTatcagaagaaaaatattttttgactacaaaattttaacaactttttcttacaatCTTAGGTGTTATCTTCTAAgtggttttctattttttttattcttaatattcaaaattcacttaaaagaTAACATATCaagttataagagaaagttgtcaaaatttagtagttaaaatatgATTGTCCTTGTCAGATTCATCACTGTGAAAACCCTTGATGAAATAACAAAAGGTACTTACCAAAACACTGAAGCCAGAAACATTGGTGAGAGAGGTTGCAATTGCAACACTTGAAAGAGAAAGCTGGTTGAGATGACCAACCATTATGAGAGACACCACTGGCACAAGATACTGCAACACACTTGCAACCACCATTGGAGCTGCTATTCTTCTCACCTTCTTCATCTCCTCCCTCATTCCTCTCTTCCATGAACCTCCTTCTTTCTCCATTACTTCCTTTTTCATCATCAACTTTCCCAcactcttatatatatatatatatatatatatatatatatatatatatatatatatatatccacacTTTCAACCCTTTGCCTCCACTTTTGTCCTCTCTTTCCTATTTgagatatttcaaaaattagaaACTGGTTGTACAATAATAAAcactaatttgattttttttaaatatttagaaaaaacttaaaaattaaagtacTATACTTTTTATGTTTAACGGAAAAcgtcaaaaaaattcaataaaaatttttGAATCCACTTTCCCTCTCAGTCAATCATATTTCTACAAACTAATAAACAACACAAACCATGCCTATAAAATAAGTATGCGTGCCCCATAATGCAGATAATTTGAACGCTATAATTGATGTATATCAAGATATTCTGAAACAAATCAGCATATAAAATTAGTAAACAGAATCCGTGCCCATAAATGcagatatttttaacaacacCTACAACGTGCATAAATGAGTTTTAATCgtaaacatttaatatttttaatattcaaaatttagaacatttGAACACTATAATTGATGTATATTAAGTTGgctaaagataatatatatatatatatatatatatatatatatatatatatatatatatatatatatatatatatatatattaaaaacttattttttaattactaaattttaacaactttctcttataatcttaagtgtcatcttttaaataattttatatatattttttttcattttcagtatttcaaaaccatttaaaaaattacacatcatattataaaaaaaagttgtcaaaatttaatagtcaaaatatcatatattatatatatatatatatatatatgaacatgTATATGTGAACAACCCTTTATGTTTACGATGTACACGAATTAATAGCAACTGATAGGACCTTCAGCTACCTCGGTAGCCATTTtcatctcatatatatatatatatatatatatatatatatatatatatatatatatatatataatttatattattcttttgtGGGACCAATTTTAGCCATTTTCTAAATTCCAACAAAATTcggattaaattaaataaattaaaattataaattattattattattatttatataagttgtggttaaattatttgtaataaatgAGCATAAAATACCTTTTGGTAAACAAAAAACGTGTCAGATTAAGAAATAGTTTTCTGAATATTCTCAtgcattattttaattgataacaTAGAGATTCAATGTTACAAAatcttaataataaattaattacctggttttttttctttatttttaggATTCTTTGTCTAATTGCTCATCCCAAACCTCACTTTCGGATTATTATTTCACAGATCACTAAACACTCAAAAATCGTTTGGGTTGACCTCTCATTAACACTAATTTTCTGTTTTCACGTAAAGCCAAACTCCACCGATTGCAATTAATCGCATAATAATCATATTACAAaaccaaattattttataacttttatacaactaacaagtatatatttttcataaatataaagctttaatatattaattatacttttcCTCCATTCTTTCACTAAGCAGTAACTAtcacatgtattttttattcaacctttttaatattaaatggaATAACGAATTTGAACCATAGTAATTTAAATTCTCTGAAACTAGATTATTCCTTAAACAATCTAGTTTGATTTGTAATCTAAATTAGAGTTAATCTTAAACTAAACAAGATTACTCAAatctaatttcatttatttattttgaaatcattAATCAAGGCAATTATGATTTCTCGTATAATTTTGATCAATCAAAAAgtagaaaaatgattatattCTCCTAAGATTACTAAGTATCAAGGATTTGGCCATAATCACTTGGTCATGACTTTCACAAATTCGATAGGGGCCAAACtgtcaacaaaaaatatataaaaagatgtGCTGCAGAAGGAGAAAGAGGAAGTGCGAAAAGTAGATGTGATCTCATGAGTATGGGTCTACAAGGCCCAAAAGGATATCAAGTTCTAGGCCCATTATTCCTTTCAAACCCGGTTTCAAACTTTCGGACCTATGCCATTGGTTTCGCCGTTTCGCCACTTGCCAACGCGTTTCTCTCGTCTCTTCCCATTCTCGCCGTCGCTGCCAAGTACGTGTAAGCTCTGTCCCTCTGTAGCAGCTTCGTCATTCACTCATCTATGAACTATTGCTTGCGTTTGTTATCGGTGAAGTGTGTTTACAGTGTGAACGAGCTGATTGGTTTAGTAGTTTTGTttacagaataaaaaaaaatgataaagagGAGGTTCTTCAAGCTCGACCACGGTGATAAAGATGTCTCGGATCCGTCGTCTTCTTCTTCGGACTCCGAGCTTGAAGCCGAAGCAGAAGCTACTGAAGAAGAGTCTTCAGAGGATGATGCTACAGTAGAAGCAAAACCGAACGGTGATGAAGCCGTTTCAACTTCTTCTGGTTGGTTTATTGATACTTTGTTAACTAATTTTTGTTTCCACCAGTAAAATGTGTTTAGTAGTATTAACACCAACGAGATACGTAGAATTGCTGCTGGTGTTACTTTTTGATTACGGAATCGTAGAGTTCGCTGATAGAGCGACAtgtattagtttttattataacagTGTTTGTCTTTTGTTAATGTCAGTCGCTGTTCTTGACACAttatttgtgtttgttgttgGCATATTCAGGGTATGCAAGTGAGGATAGTTCTGCGAATGATGTTGATGTCGACTCAACAGGTAGGTTTGGTTGAATACACATTCTAACACAGAATTGTGTTCTATCAGTGGAAATAAGTCATGCTAATGTACTCTTTCAACTTATTTATGTTTCGATACTATGAACGGAATAATGGTAACAACTATTTGTTAGGATGTTAGGAGAAGATGAAGTTAATTAAGGTAGTTAAATATTAATGAGGTATTTAGTTAGAGGTGTTAGTTGGATGTAAACAAGGGAGGAAGGATTAGATAGATTCAGATTTATTGACATTGTAAATTGACTCTTTGTGGAAGGGGAAATCCAGGGAGGAAATGTTTTCCTCttattcaataaaattctttctcatttcttttattGGCTCCTGACATCTTATCTTAGGCTTTGACCTtgtatttgttttccttttcacAATATCAAATTCAATGAACAACTTTTAAGGGATATGTACTCAAGAAAAAACCTTTATGCAGAAGATCTAGTTTGCCACTAGGGTTTGATTTGTGCTGTCTACTTGAGATTTAAGTTGAGATTTTGTACTGTTCAaaattcttttgttattttacttttgtatgTCAAGTAAATGTCTATTTATGGGATAATAGCATTCATTGTATTGGTTATTTCTGTAACTTCCATTGCTCTGTTCCTTGGGAAAGAATCCTTTCATGATTGTTTTAACATTGGCGTAAAACATCAGGTGTGCTATTCAGTGAAGATGATGGTGGAGCTATAAATGAAAGAGACATGCTTTTTAACAAGGAGTTCCTGAGTAAACCTGACACTGAAAAGTCTAATGTGATTGCTGAAAAGGAAACCGTACAGGCAGATATGCCAGATTACGTTTTAAAACACAAATCAGTATTTAAGTGCAAGATATGTCCCCGAATTACCTGTTTATCTGAAGGCACTTTGAGGGATCATCTGCAATCAAAGGtaacattgttttttcttttgttggcTTATTATGCTTAAGAAACAGCTTATACTTACTATTCATAGTActttatttttgagaaaagattCATAAACTTCTATCTATTTATTCTTTGTCATTTGctgtatatattaaattattgtataCATTTGACTGGAAATTGGTTATGGGAGCTCTGCTTTGATCTGGGAAAGGAAACAACAATTAATTACATACTCTAGGATAGAGCCGGCACACTTTGGGATCCTACATTGctacatttttttatacaatcCTTGTAAAAGAGAGCTCGTTCACCATTGAGTGTATATCCGATAAAAAGGATGTTGAACTATATTGACGGTAACAAGTTTagattaatattataatacaatGAGGATAAATGTTAGTTGGGAAGGGAAATTATCACGGGACTCCTTTAAGTGAGTGACAGACAGTATATAACCGGGTCAAAAAGGTGGGGAATTTTCATCAAAGGATGTGATGAATGCAAGTGTAATTTATTagagtatttattttttatcggttgaaatatttgtttttctacaCCGGAGAAAAAGAGATGACATTCTAATGAAGCACTGGAAAGACAAAATAATCTAATCTCCTTCCCTTCTATTTCTTAGCCACGATACCATAATAAGTTCAATCAAGGAGAGATGGATTACTTTTTTCCCCGAAAACCGGCAATTTTTTGCTCTGGTCTAATATATACCAAAAACAAACTTTATACATGTGGTAATGTCACCTGTTGGTGGAGGACTTGCTTTTAGTTTGTGTTTGCTCAGATTAATAGTTCATTCCAAACTAAACCACCTAGGTGGAGAAATTTCCCATGATGCCACTActcattaaatatttatggaTGCACAGCAGTATCCGGTTAACTGTAATGATAATCATTACCTAAGTCACAGGTTTAATACCCTATGAGATAGGATTAGCCATGAGCCAGACAGAGGGTAAAACTAGCATTTCATTCAACTCTCGACAATATGATCAACTTCGAGAGGACATGTAGCAACTTTTTCTTGTCATTTTGTAAGGCTTCTTATTGATGAAATGATGATTTTGTAATTACTGCAGAGACATGCTCGATCTGTAAAACTACTCAGTGAGGGTAGACTGAAGGTTATGCTCAACAGTGATGGTGAGATTGAGAATCAAGAGATAGCAGATGTACCATCTATAGATTCCGAGGTTGGTTCTTCAACAGCTCAATCGCAGTTTACTGCAACTCAGCTAAATAAAAAACTACTTGTTATTGAATTGAACATGCTTGGCAAACTTAATCATTGATGATATTTTTAGGATAACGCTGAGAAGAATCACGAAGCGCAGAAGCAGCAGAAAAAGAGATTCAGAAAGAAGGTAAAGAACACCAGTGAcagtttaatttgaaaatttgaaactgTAAGGTTTATGGAAATGTTTTTGAATGGCAGAAAAGTGGCATAGCAAAGACAAAGAAATTCCTTTCAACGGAAGGACCAGTCAAGAGAAGGCAAAAGAAACGACAAGTCTAATCTGTAGTAGTCAGCATTTTGTAGAGTAAATTTTGCCACCACTGACAACTGCCTGCGAGTGCAAAGTCTGCGTAATCCGATATATGTACTCTACCGAGGGTGCTTCTTGAGCCCCCTACCcgttttgtttaatattttccttttttcttttaatttttgctttGTTGCCCTTCCTACAGTGTCTgaaagtatttaattttttgccGTCTGTTTCCTACAGAGtctgaaaatatttaatttttttgctttTCCCGTAGCATACCAATATTTTCGAAATTTCTTTGTAAAGACTTGCCAGTAAAGATTATTCAGATTATATAAGGTTAAATTTGGCtgtgtttattttctttcagaAAAGATTTAATTGTGTGTACATTAAAGACTAACTGTGATGCCATGCCTCTGAAGAATCAAAGGgtaaaaatttaatctttagCTCCAGCGTCGAGGCTATATGCTTAGATCACTTTAACTTTTGGATTGTCCCGGTAGGaacaaatttataaagaaaaataagtctGGAAAGCTATAGCTGTTACTTGATAAAATGTATGAATCCATCCACATGATAAATTGTGAGATAATTTAAGTTAATCATAATCTTAAGTCTCTTGTTAACGGTTCAATAAATCATAACATTCtaagttttttaataaagtGAATATGTTGTGAAATCGGTCACTATATCAATGGATTACATTTAAACTagctataaaaaataaaaaaaaaaattctcaattaGATTATTCTATTACATGCCACTAATATAGTTCCCTCTTATAAGTGAATCTCCAAGCATCCTTTcatgtcaaaaataaaattatgccTGAAACTGGAAAATTTTCGCCTCCGAACCTAAAAATTAGACTATGAACCTGAAAGCAACAAAATGTGGACGTCCTCATAACTTGCATGTTAGTTTTGGCGCCAGACACAGTCACTGTATCTCATAAGCACCTGAAACtagttttgaaagaaaataccATTCCATTTCAGATTCCAGACCCGAGGATCCTCTTTCTTCTTCCATTCCCATTTTTTCTCCCAATGTGATTGATTACTCTTCCAACTTTCATGGATTCTGAAACCCTAGACTCCACCCAGCTGTTCCTCACAGCCCTCAAAACCCTCCAACCCGAGCTTCCTCCTCCagcctccacctccacctccacctcccTCCCCCCACTCCCCTCCTCCCTCCCTCACTCCAAACTTATCCCTCACACACGCTTCCTCGTCGACGCCTTCCGCCACGCCGGCCCCTACTCCCACTCCTACTTCCTCTCCCACTTCCACTCCGACCACTACACCGGCCTCTCCGCCTCCTGGTCCCGCGGCGTCATCTTCTGCTCCGCCACCACCGCCTCTCTCCTCCGCAACATCCTCCACGTCCCCGCCGCCCTCGTCGTCCCTCTCCCCCTCCGCCAACCGCTTCGCATTGATGGCGCCCAAGTCACCCTCCTCGACGCCAACCACTGCCCCGGCGCCGTACAGTTTCTCTTCGCCATCCCCAGCGCCGATGGCACCGCCACCCTAAGGTACGTTCACACCGGCGACTTCCGCTTTTCTAGCTCTATGGTTTCGGAGCCCGCCCTCGCCTCCTTCGTCGGTGCCGATGCGGTTTTTCTCGACACCACATATTGTAACCCTAAGTTCGTTTTTCCCTCGCAAGAGGAATCCATTGATTACGTTGCCAGTGTTGTGGAGAGGATTGAGCGTGAGTGTGGTGATAGTAATGATAAAGTTCTGTTTCTTGTTGCTACTTATGTTATTGGGAAGGAGAAGATTTTGCTTGAGCTTGCACGTAGGTTTAAGAGGAAGATACATGTTGATGCTAGGAAGATGGAGGTTTTGAGGGTTCTTGGGTATGGGGAGAGCGGTGAGTTTACTGAGAATGGGTTGGAGAGTAATATCCATGTTGTTGGATGGAATGTGTTGGGGGAGACTTGGCCATACTTTAGGCCTAATTTTGTTAAGATGAAGGAGGTTATGGCTGAGAGAGGGGGTTCCTACTCCAGGGTTGTGGGCTTTGTTCCTACCGGCTGGACCTATGAGGTGAAGCGCAGTAGGTTTGCAGTCAAGTCCAAGGATGCATTTCAGATTCATCTTGTGCCCTATAGTGAGCACTCGAACTATGACGAGCTCAGGGAGTATGTGAAGTTTTTGAAGCCAAAGCGTGTTGTTCCGACTGTGGGTTTGGATGTTGAGAAGAGTGACAGTAAACATGCTGACAAAATTAGGAAGCATTTTGCTGGGTTGGTCGATGAGACTGCTAACAAGCATGAGTTTTTAAGGGGCTTTTGTGGCGGCCTTGGTGAAGTGGGTTTCAAGGCTGAGAAGGGTGTTAGTGATGTTCTGGAACCTGGTCAAGGCATGGACAAAAAAGTCATTCCATTGGAGGAGATAAAAAGTGATAAGAGTATTGATCCAGATGTGGCTGTGGGTTTGCCTTCTTTTGTGGGAGATACTTGTACTGAAGATCCTACTTTGCTGAGCGacgaagaaaaagagaaaataattggAGAACTTAGCTTTTGTTTGCCCACATGGGTCACCCGAGACCAGATGCTGGATATGATCAGCATATCTGGGAGCAATGTCGTTGAAGCTGTTTCTAATTTCTATGAACGTGAAACTGAATTTCATGAGCAAGTGATTTCCTGTCAAACTCCTGTTTCAACATCCAAGTGCTGCACATTAAATGACACTGATTCACTTGCAAAACCTAGCCTTAATAATGCAAACAGCACTAGGAAAAATATTGACATTTTTTCTAGTCAAGACTCTAAATCAACTATCCTGAGGCATAAAGTACCCAGTCCCATTTCTCCTGCCAAAAGGAAGAGAAGTAGTGACAGTAAGCCAAACAAAAAAGGCAAAGTCAAAGCAAAATCTGAGCCAAGTGGTTCAAAGCAGTCCACGCTTACAAGATTCTTCAGGAAAGTAACACCTGAGATTCCTGGTGGTACTCAATCTGATAATTCTGAACCAAAGCTTGAGCAAAGCTCTGAAGTTGAAGACTTGTTACCAACTGATGTTGGACAAATGTACAAGGATgaaattgatcaatttttgcaGATAATAAATGGGAATGAGTCATTAAAGAACCATGCCATGACTATAATTAAGAAGACAAAAGGAGATGTCAATAAAGCACTTGATATATATTACTGTAATTCTGGAAATCTTACCGAAAATGAATTATCAGTTCAAAAGGAGAGCAAAATTGATAAACCATTAGTAAAGAAACATGCATCAGAGGAAATAAGAATTATGCCTGATATTTCTGGGCAGAAAGTGTTAAAAGATAATGTAGATGCTACTCAACTATCTCTACCACCAGAGAAATACAACCCTATAGAACATggtttgttttagtttttattcCCCTGGATATACTGGTTTAGAAGATTTTCAGCCCCAtgcttttacttttattttttactttgtatatTCATGTTCTGTCTTGTAACCTATGTATACAATGGACATAAATGAGCAGCATGTTGGAGAGATGGACAGCCAGCACCATATTTACATATTGCACGAACCTTCAACCTGCTAGAGGGTGAGAGAGGAAAGATTAAAGCTACTTCACTGTTATGCAATATGTTTAGAAGGTTCACTTGTTACTCGTCACACTCTTTGTATCCATTGCCACTCTCCTTTTTATGGAATAATGAAATAGTTTTTCCCCTAATTGGCTAATTAAAGAACATTGTTTGCATGCGATGTTTCTATCACAGTTTGTTGGCTTTATCTCCAGCAGATGTGCTTCCCGCTGTGTATCTATGCACAAACAAAATTGCTGCAGACCATGAAAATAAGGTAGGTTTCCTGGTCTTGACAATTTGGGCTTATAATCTTTATCATTGATGAGAATGAAAAGGCAGTTCATTGATGAGAATGAAACGGCagttgggtaatttgaaaaataaatgaataaatcaaagtaaaacATTTATCCTTTCCTTTGCTCTTTTATATGTgctgtataaattttttaagattaGGACCTAATTCCTTGGTGAACACATTGACACTTTGTTATATATGGCATTTTTGTCCTTTATTGTTGCTTGAAGGCGACTGTTTGTATCAAAACTAGCCATTTTGTATCtagtttttctttgaatttctattcctttttcttcaacttttttttgGATAACAAGGAGTGTAACCATGATTTCAACACcctagttatttatttattgttttatgataaaagagGGGAAAAGAGGCACTACGGGcctctatttatttatttttaagattaattaattcaataacATAAATCGGTTGTTTGCTGATACAAAGATATGTGTGGCTTGAAGATGTAGTTATAAGAATAAATAGAGAACTATGGAGGAGGGTATGGGGGCAAAATGGAACACAAAAATGTATACACCAAAGACTCatatcccctttatatatagttataaataacATGTGAGCATGAAGGAAGCGGGGTCCACTATGTCACTCTGCATGGGTTTTCTTCCCCCCTTGAAGCGAATAGTATCTCTAAGTTCTTGATTAAAATTGACCACTAATATCTATCAGCCAATTTAAAGATCACTTTATTCATACAATAAAAATACCTATCTGCAAACAACATTACTTGTTTAAGTTTGAATGAGAATAAAAGTGTAGAGTATTGCAATAAGAGTGTTATTATGCACTAACAAAGTTCCTTACAATTAATGTCAGGAACTAAATATTGGTGGAAGTTTAGTCACTGCAGCAATTGAAGAGGCATGTGGAACAAGTCGTTTGAAAATACGGGAGATGTATAACAAATTTGGTGATCTCGGTTGGATAATtgttttcatagtttttttaatgtttactACTAAACCTGTTCCATCTATGAGGATTTTGAATAACTGAAATAACCTGCAATGGTTAAACTTAAAGGTGATGTTGCTCAAGAATGTCGTCAAACACAGAGATTTCTTGCACCACCAACACCACTTCTAATTAAGGATGTTTTCTCTGCACTACAAAAGATAAGGTATTAACAACAGCCTTTCTGTTTCGTATGGTGAGCTAAGATCACACAACGGATATTATACCTTCCAATTGTCTGTTCTTCAAATGTTTAGTTAAAGTCGGTGCTAGGCTTAGGGTCATATGTAATTTCAAATGTTTGTAGTGCTCTTTAGTTAGGTAAACTTTTAGTTCTGCTCTACATTATCTCATGTAGTGTTCAACAGTGTACAAACAGGCAGTGGAAGTATATCTCGCAAGAAAGGAATCATTGTTCATCTCATGCACTCCTGCCGAGAGAAGGAGATGAAGTTTCTTGTTCGAACCTTGgtaaatatcttaatttttttttgctgaATAGAAGTTTGGTGGGAGGGAAGCTTACCCTATTCTGTATCCGTGTTTGCTTCAGTCCAAGTTTGAACTCTGCTTCATGTGTAGGTCAGGAACTTAAGGATAGGGGCCATGCTTAGAACTGTTTTGCCTGCATTGGCTCATGCTGTTGCTATGAATTCTAGCCCTACTTTTCACCAAGGAGGAACTGCAGAAAATTTGAAGGAGAAACTTCAGGTGCATTCTGCAGTCATCTTCTTTTACCTATGTCCAAGTTAATGTATTTATGTGCTATTTTGTTTCCCTATTTGCTTTTTAATGGTTGATATTAtcttttcataataattagTTTTCATCAGCCATTTTATATGTAGAGGAACTTCCGTTTAATACGATAATAGGAGATAAGATTATGTTAGTATACAAGATAACCTTATCCAAAAATACATTCAGTAAAAAACATGAGTAACATATAATACAAGGACTTGTTAGAAGTAGTTCAACCATCCAATGCTAAGTTACCTTGCCTCACGTGTTATAATCCTAGGGAATAATCTCCAGTAATTCCTGAAGAGTCTATGTACATGGACTATATGCAAGATCTATACATTACATTCTACAAGAATAAAAGCTTTCCCTTCTATCAGATTAGGTTCCCTATCTTTCTAAACGCCCTCCTTCCAAATTCAACAGACATCATCAATATGATTGTTGCTTTAAACCCCTGAATGTCTAGCAAAGGAACAaccaaaaatttcatttacatTACTCAGTATTAAtacaatagaaaaaatattctcGGATAAGAGGGAGAGAAAAAAGTGCAGTGGCCGAGGATAGCATATCCTTCACAGAAAATTAACTAACGTGCAGGCTACTCACTAAGTAATGATATTAGGGAGGGTCACCATACATACTCTTATCCTTATATATGCATAGAGGGTTTTTCATATTTGAATCATGATCAATTGGTCATCAAGGTGCAACTTTACTGCTGCACTAGGATACATTCTCCATagggaagagaaaagaaaataccCAATGAACAAACTGAAAGTATATCAGTTGTGTAAAGCTTGCCAATGCCTCAcattctttctattttgttcTTTACTTGTTCTGAAGTAGCTGAAGCTGAAGAGAATGTTATTTCGAAGGTAAATGCTGGAACCGTTAGACAAAATGACATTCTTAGACACTAAATTTCAACCCCAGCATTTCAGTCTGATGGGAAATTGGAGAACAGAAACTTCTTAAATGTTCGAGCATTATGCTCTGACAAAGTAAAAGCATAAATAGTGCATCTTCACAAGACCTTTGTCTTTTACATTCCAGCTAAATCCTGTAAAACTTGTAGTGGTTTTCATCAAATCATAGTGAACCTAGATTTGTGAGAGCCAAGAGGTCTATGTGTCATGTAATTAGCTTGTAAATTATGCAAAAATGGTAGTAtagtaattttcaaatttcaatgtAACTTTAATGATTTAGTAATTATAGGCTTGCTTTCAATTCTAGCATTCAtgattccttttcttttatctatcaTTTCTCTTGGCTCAAACTTGGAAGTCTTACCCTTCAATCTTTTGCccctttaatgtttttttaaaatctgtCACATATAAGTTATAACGGTTGGAGGTCTTATATCGACTAAGAATATGatcaaatcataatatataaggtGGTGCAAACTTCACTTTGCAAACTGGATTTTGTGGTTGAGTTAGACATGAACACACTTAAtaagatggtatcagagctatTTCAAGCTTATCCTATGAGATTTATTGGACCTATTGTATCATCCATTGTGGAGTTGCTGTCAGACTATCCACAAATATCTAATTCTACGTTTGAGATGTTCATTTCTCAGCGTGAATTGGTGTGTTGAAGATCCCATATT
This region of Vigna unguiculata cultivar IT97K-499-35 chromosome 5, ASM411807v1, whole genome shotgun sequence genomic DNA includes:
- the LOC114185359 gene encoding DNA ligase 6 isoform X1, translated to MDSETLDSTQLFLTALKTLQPELPPPASTSTSTSLPPLPSSLPHSKLIPHTRFLVDAFRHAGPYSHSYFLSHFHSDHYTGLSASWSRGVIFCSATTASLLRNILHVPAALVVPLPLRQPLRIDGAQVTLLDANHCPGAVQFLFAIPSADGTATLRYVHTGDFRFSSSMVSEPALASFVGADAVFLDTTYCNPKFVFPSQEESIDYVASVVERIERECGDSNDKVLFLVATYVIGKEKILLELARRFKRKIHVDARKMEVLRVLGYGESGEFTENGLESNIHVVGWNVLGETWPYFRPNFVKMKEVMAERGGSYSRVVGFVPTGWTYEVKRSRFAVKSKDAFQIHLVPYSEHSNYDELREYVKFLKPKRVVPTVGLDVEKSDSKHADKIRKHFAGLVDETANKHEFLRGFCGGLGEVGFKAEKGVSDVLEPGQGMDKKVIPLEEIKSDKSIDPDVAVGLPSFVGDTCTEDPTLLSDEEKEKIIGELSFCLPTWVTRDQMLDMISISGSNVVEAVSNFYERETEFHEQVISCQTPVSTSKCCTLNDTDSLAKPSLNNANSTRKNIDIFSSQDSKSTILRHKVPSPISPAKRKRSSDSKPNKKGKVKAKSEPSGSKQSTLTRFFRKVTPEIPGGTQSDNSEPKLEQSSEVEDLLPTDVGQMYKDEIDQFLQIINGNESLKNHAMTIIKKTKGDVNKALDIYYCNSGNLTENELSVQKESKIDKPLVKKHASEEIRIMPDISGQKVLKDNVDATQLSLPPEKYNPIEHACWRDGQPAPYLHIARTFNLLEGERGKIKATSLLCNMFRSLLALSPADVLPAVYLCTNKIAADHENKELNIGGSLVTAAIEEACGTSRLKIREMYNKFGDLGDVAQECRQTQRFLAPPTPLLIKDVFSALQKISVQTGSGSISRKKGIIVHLMHSCREKEMKFLVRTLVRNLRIGAMLRTVLPALAHAVAMNSSPTFHQGGTAENLKEKLQVLSMEVVEAYNILPNLDLIVPSLMNKGIDFLVSSLSMVPGIPIKPMLAKITNGIPQALKLFENKAFTCEYKYDGQRAQIHKLVDGSICVFSRNGDETTSRFPDLIDIIKESSKPVASTFVMDAEVVGIDRKNGCRIMSFQELSSRGRGGKDALVTAESIKVDICIFVFDIMFANGEQLLGFPLRHRRKYLKDLFYYEKPGYFEYAKEITIEADDACLACEATLTKVNAFLEEAIQSSCEGIMVKTLDVEAGYFPSKRSDKWLKVKRDYVEGLNDTLDLVPIGAWHGNGRKAGWYSPFLVACFNPETEEYQSVCRVMSGFSDSFYIEMKEFFSGDRVLSKKPPYYQTGEAPDIWFCPEVVWEIKGADFTVSPVHHAAIGLVHPSRGISIRFPRFICCVSDRNPEECSTASDIVEMFHSQTRKMDVTAK